The proteins below come from a single Eucalyptus grandis isolate ANBG69807.140 chromosome 3, ASM1654582v1, whole genome shotgun sequence genomic window:
- the LOC104436393 gene encoding FCS-Like Zinc finger 14 produces the protein MLGKRPRSVIGKLSELLVSGSAGLLESAAAAAAAAAASSPRSPLDFKIQSPRGPRSYDLGGVGLGIVAALEKSADAKILLLPRSCACAPGSARQAGPDPPGAGGDPDDDDDDCDMEDYTYVTFHGPDQSFTMVYYGEGECRKSGGESMRRAGSVGGEGDGPVFPALDFLNSCQLCGKKLVGQDVYMYRGEKAFCSAECRSMQIRVDDCKEQCRSEAPRVAVRSGSPEQIFSTSILAI, from the exons ATGCTGGGCAAGCGGCCACGGTCGGTGATCGGGAAGCTGTCGGAGCTCCTCGTCTCCGGCAGCGCCGGGCTCCTGgagtccgccgccgccgccgccgccgccgccgcggcgtcCAGCCCGAGGAGCCCGCTGGACTTCAAGATTCAGTCGCCGCGGGGACCCAGGAGCTACGATCTCGGCGGGGTCGGGCTGGGGATCGTGGCGGCCCTCGAGAAGTCCGCGGACGCCAAGATCCTGCTGCTCCCCAGGAGCTGCGCCTGCGCCCCGGGCTCGGCCCGACAAGCCGGGCCCGACCCGCCGGGGGCCGGTGGGGACccggacgacgacgacgacgactgCGACATGGAGGACTACACGTACGTGACGTTTCACGGGCCGGACCAGTCGTTCACGATGGTGTACTACGGGGAGGGCGAGTGCAGGAAGAGCGGCGGGGAGTCGATGAGGCGAGCGGGGAGCGTcggaggagaaggagatggTCCAGTTTTTCCGGCTCTGGACTTCCTCAATTCTTGTCAGCTGTGCGGGAAGAAGCTCGTCGGCCAGGACGTATACATGTACAG AGGCGAGAAAGCATTTTGCAGCGCCGAGTGCCGGTCGATGCAGATCAGGGTGGACGACTGCAAAGAGCAGTGCAGATCGGAAGCTCCGAGAGTTGCCGTCCGGTCGGGGTCGCCGGAACAGATCTTCTCGACCAGCATTCTCGCGATATAG